One Paenibacillus crassostreae DNA segment encodes these proteins:
- a CDS encoding ABC transporter ATP-binding protein codes for MAKNVVEFRNLKTHFHTSDGIVKAVDDVSFSIREGETLCVVGESGCGKSVTAMSLMRLIETPPGKIAGGEILFEGKDILKMSKRDMSLIRGNEISIIFQEPMSSLNPVLTIGEQITEPIILHLLMNRKEARLKAIELINLVGIPRAEKIYDSFPHELSGGMRQRIMIAIALSCNPKLLIADEPTTALDVTIQAQILDLMREIKNKMNTSIMLITHDLGVVAEMADYVVVMYAGKVIEEAPVLELFKEPKHPYTQGLLKAKPIINQEKDRLYSIPGQVPNPVDLEDNCHFHARCEFCMDICKAKQPPFRSLANGEHKVACWLYEEEREVQ; via the coding sequence ATGGCTAAAAATGTAGTGGAATTCCGTAATTTAAAGACGCATTTTCATACATCAGATGGGATTGTTAAAGCGGTTGATGATGTTAGCTTTTCAATTCGTGAGGGTGAGACATTATGTGTCGTGGGGGAATCTGGATGTGGTAAAAGCGTTACAGCGATGTCATTGATGCGGTTGATTGAGACACCTCCGGGTAAGATTGCTGGCGGAGAAATACTGTTTGAAGGCAAAGATATTCTGAAGATGAGTAAGCGTGATATGAGTCTTATTCGTGGGAATGAAATCTCAATTATTTTCCAAGAGCCGATGTCTTCACTTAACCCGGTATTGACGATTGGGGAACAGATCACTGAACCAATTATTCTTCATCTGCTGATGAATCGTAAAGAGGCGCGACTCAAGGCGATTGAATTAATAAATCTTGTAGGAATTCCGCGTGCGGAGAAAATATACGATTCATTCCCTCATGAATTAAGTGGAGGAATGCGTCAACGAATTATGATCGCCATTGCACTTAGTTGCAATCCGAAGCTACTCATTGCTGATGAACCAACAACAGCTTTAGATGTAACTATACAGGCACAGATACTAGACTTAATGCGTGAGATTAAGAATAAAATGAACACTTCTATAATGCTTATTACTCATGACTTGGGTGTCGTAGCTGAGATGGCTGATTATGTTGTCGTTATGTATGCTGGAAAAGTGATTGAAGAGGCTCCTGTATTAGAATTGTTTAAAGAACCTAAACATCCTTATACGCAAGGACTTCTGAAAGCTAAACCAATTATTAATCAAGAAAAAGACCGATTATATTCGATTCCCGGACAGGTTCCTAACCCTGTGGATTTGGAAGACAATTGCCACTTTCATGCACGCTGCGAGTTCTGTATGGATATTTGTAAAGCGAAACAACCCCCATTTCGTTCACTTGCGAATGGCGAACATAAAGTAGCCTGCTGGTTATATGAAGAGGAGAGGGAAGTACAATGA
- a CDS encoding ABC transporter ATP-binding protein produces the protein MNQPLLEVQNLKKYFPITGGIFSRTVGHVKAVEDVSFQINKGESLGLVGESGCGKSTIGRTILRLQEKTSGNVFFKGQDIYKLPKDKLRKIRPKLQIVFQDPYSSLNPKVKVGDAIGEALLDHGLVHPRELKERVIETMNICGLASYQYQRYPHEFSGGQRQRIGIARALILNPEFIVADEPVSALDVSIQAQIINLLSDLQQDKGLTYLFISHDLSVVEHLCDRVGVMYLGSMVEMAPKRELFRNPLHPYTKALMSAIPIPDPTIKRERIVLQGDIPSPANPPSGCKFHTRCPIASDICKQRNPEYRNVGNDHFVACHFV, from the coding sequence ATGAATCAACCATTGTTAGAAGTTCAGAACCTTAAGAAGTACTTTCCAATTACGGGTGGTATATTCTCACGGACTGTAGGCCATGTCAAGGCGGTTGAGGATGTTTCTTTTCAAATTAATAAGGGTGAATCTCTGGGTCTTGTGGGTGAGTCTGGTTGTGGTAAAAGCACGATTGGTCGTACGATCCTCCGATTGCAAGAGAAGACCTCAGGTAATGTATTCTTCAAGGGGCAAGATATCTATAAGCTTCCCAAAGATAAATTGCGTAAAATTCGACCGAAGCTACAGATTGTATTTCAGGATCCATATAGCTCACTAAACCCAAAAGTTAAGGTGGGTGATGCGATTGGTGAAGCATTGCTAGATCATGGATTAGTTCATCCAAGGGAGCTCAAGGAACGTGTGATAGAGACGATGAATATTTGTGGATTAGCTAGTTATCAATACCAGCGTTATCCTCATGAATTCTCAGGTGGACAAAGACAACGTATCGGTATCGCACGTGCATTGATTTTGAATCCTGAATTCATTGTAGCCGACGAACCTGTATCAGCACTGGATGTATCTATACAAGCACAGATCATCAATCTTCTGAGCGATCTGCAGCAAGATAAAGGTCTGACGTACTTGTTCATCTCTCATGATCTGAGCGTGGTTGAGCATCTATGTGACCGAGTTGGGGTGATGTATCTAGGATCTATGGTGGAGATGGCACCGAAAAGAGAATTATTCCGAAACCCATTACACCCGTATACCAAAGCTCTAATGTCAGCTATACCTATTCCAGATCCAACGATTAAGCGGGAGCGGATTGTTCTACAAGGGGATATTCCTAGCCCGGCCAATCCACCATCTGGATGCAAGTTTCATACACGTTGCCCAATCGCCTCTGATATTTGTAAGCAACGGAATCCAGAATATCGAAATGTAGGAAATGATCATTTTGTAGCTTGTCATTTTGTATAG